The genomic stretch GATTTAAGAGGAATCAGACTACCACTGTTCGTGTCAGTTGCCAGCCATGAACACTAACAACCCAAGCCGCCTCAATTTTTTCCACTTCCACGATTGAACATAATCTTCTGTTTGATTGCGTGAATGTGTCTCGGTTTGCTTTTCATTTTccacaaaaattgaaaacttcAAGCAAGTTAAGGATTAAAGAAGCGAGAGGCATGCCTTTGAGGGTTGAAGTTGTTCTTTGAGAGACGCGCTTGAATGTCGCAGGCCTCCTTGCACGGTTCCTTGCTCCGCTCTCccatctatctctctctctctgtaaggTCCGTTTGGAGTTCTTCTACAGGGCCATACAAGCTAATAGAAAGGCTTATAGAATGAgaattaaaagactaaaatatcctCATCCACATTGCATTGGAAAAAGTGCAATACAATATGAGAGAtggtattttagttttttagccTTTATTCTATAAGTTTGTCTGTCAATCTGTTCGACTCTTAAGAATTTTCCGATTCATTCGATCACTGTTTCCTTCTTCGAAAAGGTTTCTTGGAAAGTCGGCCTAATGATCGGAAACGTTTGGATGTGGGTAATCCCTACTCCATCTAGGAACAAGGATAGATCTATATCCCGAATATAGTTTCACGTTTGAGAAAATACTATTTgaacatttaattttgaaaggccaaatctatatttttttctatttttattgtttcaattatatcatttaacttaatttttgaatcaatttaattagtatatttttaacttttttttcgtataacaatataaaattttcattcttttaattACACAtatgaatttgtattttttagtcaatttaacctttataatatatatgaaaaaaaaagataaagtgagATTACAAGATACCTGTCATACTTTGTTCTTGTCACATTATAAgggttaaattaactcaaaaatgcAGATTCAGGGgtgtaatgaaaataataaaaagtttggaTTGTTACacgaaaaaaatttcaaagtataagggttaaatttacttgaaaatgtaagtttaaaggtgtaataaaaataacgaaaaatttaagTGTGATCACATAAAAAAAACGCAAAAGtacaaagtaaaaaatatagGTCTGACCATTTTGAAATATGTGATGAGACTTTATATTAGATGTCGTGTTATTGTAAATGTATAATACGTTAATACAAAGTGTTACTAAATGTGTCAAATTTGAGGgcttaaataacatttttgtttgGGTTTACATAAAATTAGGACAAATTATATTGCTAGTCCTTAAACTTTATATTATGTGACAAATTAGtcattctattttaatttttgccatCTTGATTACTGAACTTTGATacctaattaaaatttaatttttcttttgattatttatcaaattctaTTAATGAAAACTAacctaaaatatattaatataaatcataaaattacttaattgtggggtttatattaattttaacatcgATTGATTTTAGGGttcatattaatatattatagggttcatattaatatattataggctaatttttgttaatagaatttgatgaaaaaaataaaaaaaggtgaCAGAATTTTAACAAAAGCTAAAGTTTGATAGTTATGGTGATAAAAATTATAGTATAGTAACTAGTAGTTTGTTACATAGTACAAAGa from Diospyros lotus cultivar Yz01 chromosome 9, ASM1463336v1, whole genome shotgun sequence encodes the following:
- the LOC127810483 gene encoding cx9C motif-containing protein 4, mitochondrial-like encodes the protein MGERSKEPCKEACDIQARLSKNNFNPQRHASLIELLQSCCEKCNYKSTHCASLSGLLKQKPR